A genomic segment from Yimella sp. cx-51 encodes:
- the yajC gene encoding preprotein translocase subunit YajC has protein sequence MHALATQASGQSSSGVILLLLPLVLLAVMFWFSRRRQKQFAQAQKEIEVGEEVSTTSGLFGRLVAMDDQTATLEIAQGVQVQFDRRAIVPRRIIEPLPTSGDTDEKA, from the coding sequence ATGCACGCACTCGCCACTCAAGCGAGCGGTCAATCCTCCTCCGGTGTCATCCTGCTGCTGCTGCCCTTGGTGCTGCTGGCCGTGATGTTCTGGTTCAGCCGTCGCCGACAGAAGCAGTTCGCGCAGGCGCAGAAGGAGATCGAGGTCGGCGAAGAGGTGTCGACCACCTCCGGACTGTTCGGACGCCTGGTCGCCATGGACGACCAGACCGCCACCTTGGAGATCGCACAGGGCGTGCAGGTGCAATTCGACCGTCGGGCGATCGTCCCGCGCCGCATCATCGAGCCGCTGCCGACGTCCGGCGACACCGACGAGAAGGCCTGA
- the ruvB gene encoding Holliday junction branch migration DNA helicase RuvB, whose amino-acid sequence MNDHYDDDSYEATARIVDPGGAPDERHFEAALRPRRLSEFPGQPRVSEQLGLVLAAAKRRGTTPDHVLLSGPPGLGKTSLAMIIAAELEQPIRITSGPAIQHAGDLAAILSSLAEGEVLFLDEIHRMARAAEEMLYLAMEDFRVDVIVGKGPGATAIPLELPPFTVVGATTRAGLLPAPLRDRFGFTGHLDFYTAEDLAAILHRSAGLLGVESTRQGIAEIAGRSRGTPRIANRLLRRVRDYAQIHGSEVVDQPSAMAALKLFDVDAKGLDRLDRGVLETLCKRFAGGPVGLTTLAVAVGEEPDTVETVAEPYLVREGYLLRTPRGRAATALAWQHLGLTPPKDAGTWAQQPTLPETEGRFSD is encoded by the coding sequence ATGAACGACCACTACGACGACGACTCCTACGAGGCCACCGCGCGCATCGTCGACCCTGGCGGAGCGCCGGACGAACGCCACTTCGAGGCCGCGCTCCGGCCGCGCCGGTTGTCGGAGTTTCCCGGTCAGCCGCGGGTGAGCGAGCAGCTCGGCCTGGTGCTCGCCGCCGCCAAGCGGCGTGGCACCACGCCCGACCACGTGCTGCTCTCCGGCCCTCCTGGCCTGGGTAAGACGAGCCTGGCGATGATCATCGCGGCCGAGTTGGAGCAGCCGATCCGCATCACCAGCGGACCGGCGATCCAGCACGCCGGCGATCTGGCCGCCATTCTGTCGTCGCTGGCCGAGGGTGAAGTGCTCTTCCTCGACGAGATCCACCGCATGGCTCGGGCCGCTGAAGAAATGCTCTACCTGGCAATGGAGGATTTCCGCGTCGACGTGATCGTCGGCAAGGGCCCGGGTGCGACCGCCATCCCGTTGGAACTCCCGCCGTTCACCGTCGTCGGTGCCACCACCCGAGCCGGACTGCTGCCTGCGCCGTTGCGCGACCGGTTCGGCTTCACGGGTCATCTCGACTTCTACACCGCCGAAGATCTTGCCGCGATCCTGCACCGCAGCGCCGGTCTGCTCGGCGTGGAGTCGACGCGTCAGGGCATCGCCGAGATCGCCGGCCGCTCGCGCGGGACGCCTCGCATCGCCAACCGCTTGCTGCGGCGGGTGCGCGACTACGCCCAGATCCACGGCAGCGAGGTGGTCGACCAGCCGTCGGCCATGGCCGCCCTCAAGCTCTTCGACGTCGACGCCAAGGGCCTCGACCGGCTCGACCGCGGCGTGCTCGAAACACTGTGCAAGCGTTTCGCCGGAGGACCCGTCGGCCTCACCACGCTCGCCGTCGCGGTGGGGGAGGAGCCCGACACGGTCGAGACGGTGGCCGAGCCCTACCTGGTGCGGGAGGGTTATCTGCTGCGCACACCCCGCGGGCGCGCCGCCACCGCCTTGGCGTGGCAGCACCTTGGGCTCACCCCACCCAAGGACGCGGGAACGTGGGCGCAGCAGCCCACGTTGCCAGAGACGGAGGGTCGTTTCAGCGACTGA
- the ruvA gene encoding Holliday junction branch migration protein RuvA, with protein sequence MIASIRGAVLSAGLDHVVVEVGGVGMLVHTTPVHAGAARTGQEATFFTTLVVREDSLTLYGFAEDAERKLFELVQTVSGVGPRLAMAMLAVHAPEVLRDAIAGGDVPTLVKVPGIGKKGAERIVLELKDKVGVIGGLATPLPVEPVAAPQDENHQQVVDALVGLGWSTKQAQDAVERVAKTDDAPREVSALLRATLRHLGR encoded by the coding sequence ATGATCGCTTCCATCCGCGGCGCCGTTTTGAGCGCCGGTCTCGACCACGTCGTCGTCGAGGTCGGGGGAGTGGGCATGCTCGTCCACACCACTCCCGTGCATGCGGGGGCAGCCCGCACCGGCCAGGAAGCCACGTTCTTCACCACCCTCGTCGTGCGCGAAGACTCGCTCACGCTCTACGGCTTCGCCGAGGATGCCGAGCGCAAACTCTTCGAACTCGTGCAGACCGTCAGCGGCGTCGGGCCCCGGCTGGCCATGGCAATGCTCGCGGTGCACGCACCCGAGGTGTTGCGCGACGCCATTGCCGGTGGCGACGTGCCGACGCTGGTGAAGGTGCCCGGAATCGGCAAGAAGGGCGCCGAACGCATCGTCCTCGAACTCAAGGACAAGGTGGGCGTCATCGGTGGCCTCGCGACCCCGCTTCCCGTCGAGCCTGTCGCTGCACCTCAGGACGAAAACCATCAGCAGGTGGTCGATGCGCTCGTGGGCCTGGGTTGGTCGACCAAGCAGGCGCAGGACGCCGTCGAGCGTGTCGCCAAGACCGACGACGCCCCGCGTGAGGTGTCGGCCCTGCTGCGTGCCACCTTGCGACACCTGGGCCGGTGA
- the ruvC gene encoding crossover junction endodeoxyribonuclease RuvC, which yields MRVLGVDPGLTRCGIGVVDGGIGQPVQLVAVGVIRTPVHDDPAERLLSLQTEIDQWMSDHEPDVVAVERVFAKANIKGIMGTAQASAVPMLAAARRGLPLVLHTPSEVKASVTGNGRADKAQVTAMVTRILRLDTAPKPADAADALALAICHVWRGGAQQRIAKAAAAQRVSRPEEHQVPRTVSRYAR from the coding sequence GTGCGCGTTCTCGGCGTCGACCCTGGGTTGACCAGGTGCGGCATCGGTGTCGTCGACGGCGGAATCGGCCAGCCGGTGCAGTTGGTGGCCGTCGGTGTCATCCGGACGCCGGTGCACGACGACCCGGCCGAACGTCTGCTCAGCCTGCAGACCGAGATCGACCAATGGATGTCCGACCACGAGCCGGACGTCGTCGCCGTCGAGCGGGTCTTCGCCAAGGCGAACATCAAGGGGATCATGGGCACCGCGCAGGCCTCCGCCGTGCCGATGCTCGCCGCCGCCCGACGAGGGCTGCCGCTGGTGCTGCACACCCCCAGTGAGGTGAAGGCGTCCGTCACCGGCAACGGCCGCGCCGACAAGGCCCAGGTCACCGCGATGGTCACCCGCATCCTTCGTCTCGACACCGCCCCCAAACCGGCCGACGCCGCCGACGCTCTCGCCCTGGCCATCTGCCACGTGTGGCGCGGCGGCGCGCAGCAGCGCATTGCCAAAGCAGCTGCTGCACAACGAGTTTCCCGACCCGAGGAGCACCAGGTGCCCCGCACCGTCAGTAGGTACGCACGATGA
- a CDS encoding YebC/PmpR family DNA-binding transcriptional regulator — protein sequence MSGHSKWATTKHKKAAIDAKRGKLFAKLIKNIEVAARQGGGDPGGNPTLYDAIQKAKKSSVPNDNIDRAVKRGSGAEAGGAEYMTLMYEGYAPGGVALLIECLTDNKNRAVAEVRTALQKNGGSMADSGSVAFQFHRKGVVIVPKGENTEDDLLEIVLDAGAEEINDLGEAFEIVSEAGDFVAVREALQAAGVDYDSAESSWLPTVEVPLDKDGAKKMFRVIEALEDSDDVQNVFANGDVSDEVLAELDAEED from the coding sequence ATGAGCGGTCACTCCAAGTGGGCGACGACGAAGCACAAGAAGGCTGCGATCGACGCCAAGCGGGGCAAACTCTTCGCCAAGCTCATCAAGAACATCGAGGTCGCGGCACGTCAGGGCGGCGGCGACCCCGGAGGAAACCCCACCCTCTACGACGCCATCCAGAAGGCGAAGAAGTCGTCGGTGCCCAACGACAACATCGACCGCGCCGTCAAGCGCGGCTCGGGTGCTGAAGCCGGTGGCGCGGAGTACATGACCCTCATGTACGAGGGCTATGCACCCGGTGGCGTCGCGTTGCTCATCGAGTGCCTCACCGACAACAAGAACCGCGCTGTGGCGGAGGTGCGCACCGCGCTACAGAAGAATGGTGGCTCGATGGCCGACAGCGGGTCGGTCGCCTTCCAGTTCCACCGCAAGGGTGTCGTGATCGTCCCCAAGGGCGAGAACACCGAGGACGACCTGCTTGAGATCGTGCTCGACGCGGGCGCCGAGGAGATCAACGATCTGGGCGAAGCCTTCGAGATCGTCTCCGAGGCAGGCGACTTCGTCGCGGTGCGTGAGGCATTGCAGGCTGCCGGCGTCGACTACGACTCGGCCGAGTCGTCCTGGCTGCCCACCGTCGAGGTGCCACTCGACAAGGACGGCGCCAAGAAGATGTTCCGTGTCATCGAGGCACTGGAAGACTCCGACGACGTGCAGAACGTCTTCGCCAACGGTGATGTCTCCGACGAGGTGCTGGCCGAGCTCGACGCCGAAGAAGACTGA
- the pdxT gene encoding pyridoxal 5'-phosphate synthase glutaminase subunit PdxT yields MTQQPTVGVLAVQGDVREHLGALESTGVVAMPVRRSSELAEVAGLVLPGGESTTIDKLIRIFELRDPIRARIADGMPVYGSCAGMILLADQIVDGTTDQLPIGGMSISVRRNAFGRQVDSFECHLDMPVVGPEPVQAVFIRAPWVQEWGGAVEVLARVPEGHGDASGRPVAVRQGNLLATSFHPEVTGDHRVHSYFAAMVRAAAP; encoded by the coding sequence ATGACGCAGCAGCCCACGGTCGGAGTGCTCGCCGTCCAGGGGGACGTCCGCGAGCACCTCGGCGCCCTCGAAAGCACGGGTGTGGTGGCGATGCCGGTCCGGCGTTCCTCGGAGCTGGCCGAAGTGGCCGGGCTCGTGCTCCCTGGCGGAGAGTCGACCACGATCGACAAGCTCATCCGCATCTTCGAGTTACGTGATCCGATCCGTGCGCGGATCGCCGACGGCATGCCGGTCTACGGGTCATGCGCCGGAATGATCCTGCTCGCTGACCAGATCGTCGACGGCACGACCGATCAGCTGCCGATCGGTGGGATGTCGATCTCCGTGCGGCGCAATGCTTTCGGACGTCAGGTCGACTCCTTCGAATGCCATCTCGACATGCCGGTTGTCGGGCCCGAACCCGTCCAGGCCGTGTTCATCCGAGCGCCGTGGGTGCAGGAATGGGGAGGCGCGGTCGAGGTGCTCGCACGCGTGCCCGAGGGGCACGGTGATGCGTCCGGGCGGCCGGTCGCAGTGCGGCAGGGCAATCTGCTCGCCACGTCCTTCCACCCCGAAGTGACCGGCGACCATCGGGTGCACTCCTACTTCGCGGCCATGGTGCGGGCCGCAGCGCCGTAA
- a CDS encoding GNAT family N-acetyltransferase — MQSREAVVIRPRRPEDVAALVEVMGRQQPVSRYPLVWPLSEPAADFIARGTERAAWVAEVDGVVVGHVSSTIVPDDEIHSVWSRSTGRPNSELGCVSSLFVDLDVIGKGVGGRLLDTAVAEIRGGGRTPVLDVTTQTQNPASSVYEHRGWQLVGHARPLWLPPDEPDVRFYVLPDSMGRQVLSGTVVPGHGVASGAAADSPHPAGTISLQLPHFAARGVDLSGLRPATINLDVGARVTIDRPTLTLTDVAWTDHHDAETFSFVRCFVKWAATTLFGYVYYPHPETKPAHFQADSVLELLMPDLPGLAYGNELSIEVPSGSISFH; from the coding sequence GTGCAATCCCGCGAAGCCGTCGTCATTCGTCCTCGGCGCCCCGAAGATGTGGCCGCTCTCGTCGAGGTGATGGGCCGCCAGCAGCCGGTTTCGCGCTACCCGCTGGTGTGGCCGCTGTCCGAACCCGCTGCCGACTTCATCGCCCGTGGAACCGAGCGCGCGGCGTGGGTGGCCGAGGTGGACGGGGTGGTGGTCGGCCATGTGTCGTCGACGATCGTGCCGGATGATGAGATCCACTCCGTGTGGTCGCGCAGCACCGGCCGACCGAACAGCGAACTCGGCTGTGTCTCTTCGCTGTTCGTCGATCTGGACGTCATCGGCAAGGGAGTGGGTGGCCGGTTGCTCGACACGGCAGTCGCTGAAATCCGCGGCGGTGGGCGAACGCCGGTGCTCGATGTGACCACCCAGACGCAGAATCCGGCGAGCAGCGTCTACGAGCACCGTGGCTGGCAGCTCGTGGGCCATGCGCGCCCGCTGTGGCTGCCGCCGGACGAACCCGATGTGAGGTTCTATGTGCTGCCGGATTCGATGGGTCGGCAGGTGCTGAGCGGGACGGTCGTGCCCGGTCACGGGGTGGCCTCCGGCGCGGCGGCCGACTCCCCGCACCCGGCCGGCACCATCAGTCTGCAGCTGCCGCACTTCGCCGCCCGTGGTGTCGACCTGAGCGGGCTGCGTCCTGCGACGATCAACCTGGACGTGGGTGCGCGGGTGACGATCGACCGCCCGACGCTCACTCTCACCGATGTCGCCTGGACCGATCACCATGATGCAGAGACCTTTTCGTTCGTTCGATGCTTCGTGAAATGGGCTGCAACCACGCTCTTCGGATACGTCTACTACCCGCATCCGGAGACCAAACCCGCTCACTTCCAGGCTGATTCGGTGCTGGAACTGCTGATGCCCGACCTTCCCGGATTGGCCTACGGGAATGAGCTGTCCATCGAGGTGCCGTCCGGGTCGATCAGTTTTCACTGA
- the pdxS gene encoding pyridoxal 5'-phosphate synthase lyase subunit PdxS, giving the protein MNQTATGTARVKRGMAEMLKGGVIMDVVTPDQARIAEDAGAVAVMALERVPADIRAQGGVSRMSDPDMIDGIIEAVSIPVMAKARIGHFVEAQVLQSLGVDYIDESEVLTPADYANHIDKWQFTVPFVCGANNLGEALRRITEGAAMIRSKGEAGTGDVSNATTHMRQIRQEIRRLQNLPEDELFVAAKGLQAPYELVKEVAELGKLPVVLFTAGGIATPADAAMMMQLGAEGVFVGSGIFKSGNPAERAAAIVKATTFHDDPDVIAKVSRGLGEAMVGINVDDIPVPHRLAERGW; this is encoded by the coding sequence ATGAACCAGACCGCCACCGGCACCGCTCGCGTCAAGCGAGGCATGGCCGAGATGCTGAAGGGCGGCGTGATCATGGACGTCGTCACCCCCGACCAGGCGAGGATCGCCGAGGACGCTGGGGCAGTTGCGGTGATGGCGTTGGAGCGCGTGCCAGCCGACATCCGGGCCCAGGGCGGCGTCTCGCGGATGAGTGATCCCGACATGATCGATGGGATCATCGAGGCGGTGTCGATCCCGGTCATGGCCAAGGCCCGGATCGGACACTTCGTGGAGGCCCAGGTGCTGCAGAGCCTGGGCGTCGACTACATCGACGAATCCGAAGTGCTCACTCCCGCCGACTACGCCAACCACATCGACAAGTGGCAGTTCACGGTGCCCTTCGTGTGTGGTGCGAACAACCTGGGCGAGGCGCTGCGCCGCATCACCGAGGGTGCGGCGATGATCCGCTCCAAGGGTGAGGCCGGCACCGGTGACGTCTCGAACGCCACGACGCACATGCGCCAGATCCGCCAGGAGATCCGCCGCCTGCAGAACCTCCCCGAGGACGAACTCTTCGTCGCGGCAAAGGGATTGCAAGCGCCCTACGAACTGGTCAAGGAAGTCGCCGAACTCGGCAAGCTGCCGGTGGTGCTCTTCACCGCGGGAGGTATCGCCACCCCGGCCGACGCGGCCATGATGATGCAACTCGGCGCCGAAGGGGTTTTCGTCGGTTCCGGAATCTTCAAGAGCGGCAACCCTGCCGAGCGGGCTGCCGCCATCGTGAAAGCCACCACCTTCCACGACGACCCCGACGTCATCGCGAAGGTCTCCCGCGGTCTCGGCGAGGCGATGGTCGGCATCAACGTCGACGACATCCCGGTGCCGCACCGCCTGGCCGAACGCGGCTGGTGA